One Nerophis lumbriciformis linkage group LG21, RoL_Nlum_v2.1, whole genome shotgun sequence DNA segment encodes these proteins:
- the LOC140679695 gene encoding uncharacterized protein, with product MTSAASTPPMTSAASTPPMTSAASTPPMTSSSTPASPMTSSSTPASPMTSSSTPASPMTSSSTPPPMSYPRFRRDAPWRQSRPPSRRPRWWPSLGRPPRRLQRRSSRRRHQTRPRWIRGHWGRRPTTSSPLHPPLFREYVGHLESVHRGGILLRLRLLPTPLIRLCAPRDTPTGAHIQGRAARVSALLQPPAAITRWQSAHLRLIRARSIKDQWTQGSSRELSLSHGVPTLRRLRLNFPWISLWTPTASFVPRPLARPWILTPRSRP from the exons atgacgtctgccgcttccacgccgccgatgacgtctgccgcttccacgccgccgatgacgtctgccgcttccacgccgccgatgacgtcttcctccacgcctgcctcgccgatgacgtcttcctccacgcctgcctcgccgatgacgtcttcctccacgcctgcctcgccgatgacgtcttcctccacaccgccgccgatgtcatatcctcgtttccggcgagacgcaccatggcgccaatcacgtccgccttcccgacggccaagatggtggccgtcccttggtcgcccgcctcgccggcttcagcggcgttcttctcgccgccgccatcagactcgtcctcggtggattcggggacactggggccggcgacccaccaccagttctcccctccaccctcccttgtttcgtgagtatgttggacatctggaatctgtccataggggggggatactgttacggctcaggctcctgccaacgccgctcatccgtctgtgcgcacctcgggacacgcccacgggtgcgcacatccaaggacgcgccgcgcgcgtctccgccctgctgcagccaccagctgcaatcactcgctggcaatctgcacacctgcgactgatcagagcgagatcaataaaggaccagtggacccaaggatcgtcgcgggaacttagtctttctcatggtgtacc taccctccgtcgcctgcgtctcaatttcccctggatctccctctggactccgactgcttccttcgttcctcgacctcttgctcgcccctggattctgacgcctcgctctcgcccctga